One region of Variovorax sp. J2L1-78 genomic DNA includes:
- a CDS encoding LamG-like jellyroll fold domain-containing protein, whose translation MRAKFAPLSPSSFPTSRRYRTLLASTLTALALTACGGGGSDTVATPPPSGTTPAPDTAPIEGSSGTKALVIQIDGLTHAALREAIAAGRAPGLAGLTIAPAWTGGRNGTLSEQRTTAGPGWASLLTGTWANRHGVRWDTADQRIDASAPTLFALAHARNPSAKASAVTSASLYPALLAADVQSGALANAVDCAGDDACVTQRATRAMLAGDALVLAQYSAPAAAAARAGLRTGDYVKAVTATAAAVDTLLATIARRRANDPRDDWLVIVTTGYGLDDFGSATGLQLAANKTVFIASNKPLAALPAVGTAAPVDDSLTSLAATTDIAPTVLRQLGVAAGQDYDGIALQGPAALRQLTAVTGADKGSIVLSWTLGGDASAPVQVLRDGRLIATLPAGTTGYTDAIVAASDGLYSYRYTIVAGDARASLSTQIAYVKPAALAPTLLNGLANYYPLDALPALDAQAASTLAPRAADADGGTLVTDDGFKAPFAAKALRVDSRVKNASGTAGYRLQQTNDIAADPAVPAFTIGFWVRTDASCSQGVSNGATVLGNKNYDSGNNAGIIVSLWASCEMRFNAGSGTSRADSNGYSLSAGQWAYAAMVVDKAGLKMTGYLFDPVKGTQTGSATLTTAITARLGGLGSGISLNEDGTGLYYQRWSASPRGAMDFNDLAIWNRALTADELASIFKTAKPLSSLFP comes from the coding sequence ATGCGCGCCAAGTTCGCCCCACTTTCCCCCTCGTCCTTCCCCACTTCACGTCGGTACCGCACCCTCCTCGCCAGCACACTGACCGCACTGGCGTTGACCGCCTGCGGTGGCGGCGGCAGCGACACCGTCGCCACACCCCCGCCTTCCGGTACCACCCCCGCACCGGACACCGCTCCGATCGAAGGCAGCAGCGGCACCAAGGCGCTGGTGATCCAGATCGACGGCCTCACGCATGCAGCGCTGCGCGAGGCCATCGCCGCCGGACGCGCCCCCGGCTTGGCCGGCCTGACGATCGCGCCGGCATGGACCGGCGGCCGCAACGGCACGCTGAGCGAGCAGCGCACCACGGCCGGACCAGGCTGGGCCAGCCTGCTCACCGGCACCTGGGCCAATCGCCACGGGGTGCGCTGGGACACGGCCGATCAACGCATCGACGCATCCGCGCCGACCCTCTTCGCCCTGGCCCACGCCCGCAATCCGTCGGCCAAGGCCTCGGCCGTGACCAGCGCTTCGCTCTACCCGGCGCTGCTCGCGGCCGATGTGCAGAGCGGCGCGCTCGCCAACGCCGTCGACTGCGCCGGCGACGATGCCTGCGTGACGCAGCGAGCCACACGCGCCATGCTTGCCGGGGACGCATTGGTGCTCGCGCAGTACAGCGCTCCCGCCGCCGCAGCGGCTCGCGCGGGACTGCGTACCGGGGACTACGTCAAGGCCGTTACCGCCACCGCAGCGGCGGTCGACACGCTGCTCGCCACCATCGCACGGCGTCGCGCCAACGACCCCCGCGACGATTGGCTGGTCATCGTCACGACCGGCTACGGCCTCGACGACTTCGGCAGCGCCACCGGACTGCAGCTCGCGGCCAACAAGACGGTCTTCATCGCGAGCAACAAGCCGCTCGCGGCACTGCCGGCTGTCGGCACCGCCGCGCCGGTCGACGACAGCCTCACGAGCCTCGCGGCCACCACCGACATCGCCCCGACGGTGCTGCGCCAGCTCGGCGTCGCGGCCGGTCAGGACTACGACGGCATCGCGCTGCAGGGGCCCGCGGCGCTGCGCCAACTGACCGCCGTCACGGGTGCCGACAAGGGCAGCATCGTGCTGAGCTGGACGCTCGGCGGCGACGCGTCGGCACCGGTGCAGGTGCTGCGCGACGGCCGGCTGATCGCCACGCTGCCGGCCGGCACGACGGGCTACACCGACGCGATCGTGGCCGCGAGCGACGGCCTCTACAGCTACCGCTACACGATCGTCGCCGGCGACGCGCGGGCCTCGCTGAGCACGCAGATCGCCTACGTGAAGCCGGCGGCGCTGGCACCCACGCTGCTCAACGGGCTCGCGAACTATTACCCGCTCGATGCGCTGCCGGCACTCGATGCACAAGCCGCGTCGACACTCGCCCCGCGCGCTGCGGACGCCGACGGTGGCACGCTGGTGACCGATGACGGCTTCAAGGCACCCTTTGCCGCGAAGGCGCTGCGGGTCGACAGCCGCGTGAAGAATGCCAGTGGTACCGCCGGCTACCGCCTGCAGCAGACCAACGACATCGCCGCCGACCCGGCGGTTCCGGCCTTCACCATCGGCTTCTGGGTACGCACCGATGCCAGCTGCAGCCAGGGCGTGAGCAACGGCGCGACGGTGCTCGGCAACAAGAACTACGACTCGGGCAACAACGCCGGAATCATCGTCAGCCTGTGGGCCAGCTGCGAGATGCGATTCAACGCCGGCTCGGGCACCTCGCGGGCCGACAGCAACGGCTACAGCCTGAGTGCCGGTCAGTGGGCCTACGCCGCGATGGTGGTCGACAAGGCCGGCCTGAAGATGACCGGCTACCTGTTCGACCCGGTCAAGGGCACCCAGACCGGCAGCGCCACGCTGACCACGGCCATCACCGCCCGGCTCGGCGGTCTGGGCAGCGGCATCAGCCTCAACGAGGACGGCACTGGCCTGTACTACCAGCGCTGGAGCGCGTCGCCACGCGGCGCGATGGACTTCAACGACCTCGCGATCTGGAACCGTGCGCTCACCGCCGACGAACTCGCCAGCATCTTCAAGACCGCCAAGCCGCTGTCTTCCCTCTTTCCCTGA
- a CDS encoding 5'-nucleotidase, translating to MAVTLDDKLVVAISSRALFNLEEENRLFESGDPDGYMRLQYERLDVPAQPGIAYSLVQKLLRFNDDGVQRVEVVILSRNDPVSGMRIFRSSTAAGIKLQRGVFTQGRAPFGYLRPLRAHLFLSANAEDVREALHAGFPAARVLVESVKASDAFPNEVRIAFDGDAVLFSDEAERVFQAEGLDAFQLHESRKAELPLPEGPFKPLLAALHRLQMAGNASMRIRTALVTARSAPAHERAIRTLMNWNVRVDEAMFLGGLPKGEFLREFEPDFFFDDQTGHVDAAARHVPAGHVSSGISNP from the coding sequence ATGGCGGTCACCCTCGACGACAAGCTGGTGGTGGCGATCTCCTCGCGGGCGTTGTTCAACCTCGAGGAAGAGAACCGCCTCTTCGAGTCCGGCGACCCCGACGGCTACATGCGGCTGCAGTACGAGCGGCTCGACGTTCCGGCGCAACCCGGCATCGCGTATTCGCTGGTGCAGAAGCTGCTGCGCTTCAACGATGACGGCGTGCAGCGCGTCGAGGTCGTCATCCTCTCGCGCAACGATCCGGTGTCGGGCATGCGCATCTTTCGTTCGAGCACCGCCGCCGGCATCAAGCTGCAGCGCGGCGTGTTCACGCAAGGCCGCGCGCCCTTCGGGTACCTCCGGCCGCTGCGTGCGCATCTCTTTCTTTCGGCCAACGCCGAGGACGTACGGGAAGCGCTGCACGCCGGCTTCCCTGCCGCGCGCGTGCTGGTCGAATCGGTCAAGGCCAGCGATGCCTTTCCGAACGAGGTCCGCATCGCTTTCGACGGCGACGCCGTGCTCTTCAGCGACGAGGCCGAGCGCGTGTTCCAGGCCGAAGGGCTCGACGCCTTCCAATTGCACGAGTCGCGCAAGGCTGAACTGCCGCTGCCCGAAGGGCCCTTCAAGCCACTGCTTGCGGCGTTGCATCGGTTGCAGATGGCGGGCAACGCATCGATGCGCATCCGCACCGCGCTGGTCACCGCACGCAGCGCACCGGCGCACGAACGCGCCATCCGTACGCTGATGAACTGGAACGTGCGGGTCGACGAGGCGATGTTCCTCGGCGGCCTGCCCAAGGGTGAATTCCTGCGCGAGTTCGAGCCCGACTTCTTCTTCGACGACCAGACCGGCCACGTCGATGCGGCCGCGCGCCACGTGCCTGCGGGCCACGTGTCGAGCGGCATCAGCAACCCCTGA
- the gspF gene encoding type II secretion system inner membrane protein GspF: MPAYSFEAIDAQGNPRKGVLEADTARNARGMLRAQKLIPLAVTVVGNAAAQRKESGGWRRLFGGGRVFSTTELAVWTRQIAGLVSSGLPLERALTALTDEAERENQRNLVASLRAEVNAGSPFARALSQHPREFSPIYTAVIGAGEHSGNLGLVLERLADDLEQRQALQQKLVGAALYPAIVTLVAIVIVIFLVSYVVPQVANVFAGTKRALPFLTVAMLAISDFVRNYGWAMLVVIAVGVVAMRTALARPAFREKFDAAWLNLPLVGKLARGYNAARFASTLAMLATAGVPILRALQAAAETLGNRAMRADALDALVLVREGAPLASALAQKKRFPGIVSMFARLGEQTGTLPLMLQRAATQLGAEVQRRAMHLATILEPLLIVGMGGVVMLIVLAVLMPIIQLNQFVK, translated from the coding sequence GTGCCCGCCTATTCCTTCGAAGCCATCGACGCGCAGGGCAACCCGCGCAAGGGCGTGCTCGAGGCCGACACCGCACGCAACGCGCGCGGCATGCTGCGCGCGCAGAAGCTCATTCCACTCGCGGTCACGGTGGTCGGCAACGCCGCCGCGCAGCGCAAGGAAAGCGGCGGCTGGCGCCGCCTCTTCGGCGGCGGACGCGTCTTCAGCACCACCGAACTGGCGGTGTGGACGCGGCAGATCGCCGGGCTCGTGTCGTCGGGCCTGCCGCTGGAGCGTGCACTCACGGCACTCACCGACGAGGCCGAGCGCGAGAACCAGCGCAACCTGGTCGCGTCGCTGCGCGCCGAGGTCAACGCCGGCTCGCCCTTCGCGCGCGCGCTGTCGCAGCACCCGCGCGAGTTCTCACCGATCTACACCGCCGTGATCGGCGCCGGCGAACACAGCGGCAACCTCGGCCTGGTGCTCGAGCGCCTGGCCGACGACCTCGAACAGCGCCAGGCGTTGCAGCAGAAGCTGGTCGGCGCGGCGCTGTACCCGGCCATCGTCACGCTGGTGGCGATCGTCATCGTGATCTTCCTGGTGAGCTACGTGGTGCCGCAGGTGGCCAACGTATTCGCCGGCACCAAGCGCGCCCTGCCCTTCCTCACCGTCGCGATGCTGGCCATCAGCGACTTCGTGCGCAACTACGGCTGGGCGATGCTCGTCGTCATCGCCGTTGGCGTGGTCGCGATGCGCACCGCGCTCGCGCGGCCCGCGTTCCGCGAGAAATTCGACGCCGCCTGGCTCAACCTGCCGCTGGTCGGCAAACTGGCGCGCGGCTACAACGCGGCACGCTTTGCCAGCACCCTGGCGATGCTGGCGACCGCCGGCGTACCCATCCTGCGTGCGTTGCAGGCCGCCGCCGAAACACTCGGCAACCGCGCCATGCGTGCCGACGCCCTCGATGCGCTGGTGCTGGTGCGCGAAGGCGCGCCGCTGGCCTCGGCCCTGGCGCAGAAGAAGCGCTTCCCCGGCATTGTCTCGATGTTCGCGCGCCTGGGCGAACAGACCGGCACGCTGCCGCTGATGCTGCAGCGCGCCGCCACACAACTGGGCGCCGAAGTGCAGCGCCGCGCGATGCATCTGGCCACCATCCTCGAGCCGCTGCTGATCGTCGGCATGGGCGGCGTGGTGATGCTGATCGTGCTGGCGGTACTGATGCCGATCATCCAGCTCAACCAGTTCGTCAAGTAA
- the gspE gene encoding type II secretion system ATPase GspE, with amino-acid sequence MRYPLPYAFARAQQLLLEEADDGSCTLWMPKTPPRSALSEVARRFTIKAFEPLPADQLAQRISAAYAKGESNAATVVSEVQGEADLSRMMQELPAVEDLLESAGDAPIIRMLNALLTQAARDGASDIHIEPYERTSSVRFRIDGTLREVVQPNRALHAALISRLKIMADLDIAEKRLPQDGRISLRIGTRAVDVRVSTLPSAHGERAVLRLLDKNESKLTLESVGMLGDTLERFETLISQPHGIILVTGPTGSGKTTTLYSALARLDASRSNIMTVEDPIEYELAGVGQTQVNAKIDLTFAKALRAILRQDPDVIMIGEIRDFETAQIAIQASLTGHLVLATLHTNDSVSAVTRLTDMGVEPFLLSSSLLGVLAQRLVRRLCPVCAARTDGGEFAPVGCEACGHTGYQGRTGIFELLVADDAVQSLIHSRAPESQIFVAAERGGLRSMREDGERLVQAGVTSRAELLRVTRD; translated from the coding sequence ATGCGCTACCCCCTGCCCTACGCCTTTGCGCGTGCCCAGCAACTGCTTCTGGAAGAAGCCGACGACGGCAGCTGCACGCTGTGGATGCCCAAGACCCCGCCGCGCAGCGCGCTCAGCGAGGTGGCACGGCGCTTCACCATCAAGGCCTTCGAGCCGCTGCCGGCCGACCAGTTGGCCCAACGCATCAGCGCGGCCTATGCCAAGGGGGAGTCGAACGCGGCGACGGTGGTGAGCGAGGTGCAGGGCGAGGCCGACCTGTCGCGCATGATGCAGGAGCTGCCGGCGGTCGAAGACTTGTTGGAGAGCGCCGGCGACGCCCCCATCATCCGCATGCTCAACGCGCTGCTGACGCAGGCCGCGCGCGACGGCGCCAGCGACATCCACATCGAGCCCTACGAGCGCACGTCGTCGGTGCGCTTTCGCATCGACGGCACGCTGCGCGAGGTGGTGCAACCCAACCGCGCGCTGCATGCCGCGCTGATCTCGCGGCTGAAGATCATGGCCGACCTCGACATCGCCGAGAAGCGCCTGCCGCAGGATGGCCGCATCTCGCTGCGCATCGGCACCCGCGCGGTCGACGTGCGCGTGTCGACGCTGCCCAGCGCGCACGGCGAACGCGCGGTGCTGCGCCTCTTGGACAAGAATGAAAGCAAGCTCACCCTCGAGTCGGTGGGCATGCTGGGCGACACGCTCGAACGCTTCGAGACGCTGATCTCGCAACCGCACGGCATCATCCTGGTGACCGGCCCGACCGGTTCGGGCAAGACCACCACGCTGTACTCGGCGCTGGCCCGGCTCGATGCCAGCCGCAGCAACATCATGACCGTCGAGGACCCGATCGAGTACGAACTCGCGGGCGTCGGCCAGACCCAGGTCAACGCCAAGATCGATCTGACCTTCGCCAAGGCCCTGCGCGCCATCCTGCGGCAGGACCCGGACGTGATCATGATCGGCGAAATCCGCGACTTCGAGACCGCGCAGATCGCCATCCAGGCCTCGCTCACGGGCCACCTCGTGTTGGCCACGCTGCACACCAACGACTCGGTCAGCGCGGTCACACGGCTGACCGACATGGGGGTCGAGCCCTTCCTGTTGAGTTCGTCGCTGCTGGGCGTGCTCGCACAACGGCTGGTACGACGGCTCTGCCCGGTCTGCGCTGCGCGTACCGACGGCGGCGAGTTCGCACCGGTGGGCTGCGAGGCCTGCGGCCACACCGGCTACCAGGGCCGCACCGGCATCTTCGAGCTGCTGGTGGCCGACGATGCGGTGCAGTCGCTCATCCACAGCCGTGCCCCCGAAAGCCAGATCTTCGTGGCCGCAGAACGCGGCGGCCTGCGCTCGATGCGCGAGGACGGCGAGCGGCTGGTCCAGGCGGGCGTCACCTCGCGTGCCGAGCTGCTGCGCGTGACCCGAGACTGA
- the gspD gene encoding type II secretion system secretin GspD: MKPFPSFGTRLGLVALAAQLLLTTGIPPAFAQDGAPRRGEPITLNFSNAEIESVARTMAVITGRDVVVDPRVKGTINLQTDRAIAPAAAFNQFAAALRLQGFAVVQADGLYKVVPEADAKLQSSAVTTSIGAAANLSGNQIVTQVFKLNYEAANNLLPVLRPLIAPNNTINVNPGNNSLVITDYAENMRRLARIIAALDVPNASDIEVIPLKYSIATDMVPLVTRLVEGGSGTGAGAAAPGTADATFRTTLLADPRSNSLILRAANPARAQLVRTLVAKLDRAPEQGGNGEAGNIYVVYLKNADAVKLAVTLRAAMSSDARGGAGASTGGANAFASTGAGQQQQQPTNLSQNQQGLSGGLSSAASAPLNNANQPSTGGQIQADPTTNSLIITASEPQYRQLRAVIDRLDGRRAQVMVESLIIEVNANKAAEFGVQWQTAIGATGAVGNNSSLAGTNIFNLSSATSGTGAAQQPSSGFNIGLGTTIAGGNVLGLVARALQSNGEGNVLSTPNLLTLDNEEAKIVIGQNVPFVTGQYASTNGNSSTVNPFTTVERKDVGLTLRVKPQINENGTIKMQIFQEVSSVDAATRTDANGPTTNKRSFEQNVLVESGSIVMLGGLLQDDYSGGTEKVPLLGDIPLLGNLFKSEIRSRKKTNLMVFLRPVVMRDGQSASAFALDRYDAIRTMQQTLQPENNVVMRAVPESAILPPLPMVTDDGGDRRIEGTRLIPPPLAPASSQLGSSPLRGALPPTADPTSRRELP; encoded by the coding sequence ATGAAGCCATTCCCCTCCTTCGGCACGCGCCTCGGCCTCGTCGCATTAGCGGCGCAGCTGCTGCTGACGACCGGCATCCCGCCCGCCTTCGCGCAGGACGGCGCACCGCGCCGCGGCGAACCGATCACCCTCAACTTCAGCAATGCCGAGATCGAATCGGTGGCGCGCACGATGGCGGTGATCACCGGCCGCGACGTGGTGGTCGACCCACGCGTCAAGGGCACGATCAACCTGCAGACCGACCGGGCCATCGCGCCGGCCGCGGCCTTCAACCAGTTCGCCGCCGCACTGCGCCTGCAGGGCTTCGCGGTGGTGCAGGCCGACGGCCTCTACAAGGTGGTGCCCGAAGCCGATGCCAAGCTGCAGAGCAGCGCCGTGACCACCTCGATCGGTGCCGCGGCCAACCTGAGCGGCAACCAGATCGTCACGCAGGTCTTCAAGCTCAACTACGAAGCCGCCAACAACCTGCTGCCGGTGCTGCGCCCGCTGATCGCGCCGAACAACACCATCAACGTGAACCCCGGCAACAACTCGCTGGTGATCACCGATTACGCCGAGAACATGCGCCGGCTGGCGCGCATCATCGCCGCGCTCGACGTGCCGAACGCGTCCGACATCGAAGTCATTCCGCTGAAGTACTCGATCGCCACCGACATGGTGCCGCTCGTCACGCGCCTGGTCGAAGGCGGCAGCGGCACCGGGGCCGGGGCCGCTGCGCCCGGCACGGCCGATGCCACCTTCCGCACCACGCTGCTGGCCGACCCGCGCAGCAATTCGCTGATCCTGCGTGCGGCCAATCCGGCGCGCGCGCAGCTGGTGCGCACGCTGGTCGCCAAGCTCGACCGGGCGCCGGAACAGGGCGGCAACGGCGAGGCAGGCAACATCTACGTCGTCTACCTGAAGAACGCCGATGCGGTGAAGCTGGCGGTCACCTTGCGTGCAGCCATGTCGAGCGATGCGCGCGGCGGTGCAGGGGCGAGCACAGGCGGAGCCAACGCCTTCGCCAGCACCGGGGCCGGCCAGCAACAGCAGCAACCCACCAACCTCAGCCAGAATCAACAGGGTCTGAGCGGCGGGCTCAGCAGCGCCGCCTCCGCGCCGCTGAACAACGCTAACCAGCCGTCCACCGGCGGCCAGATCCAGGCCGACCCGACGACCAATTCGTTGATCATCACCGCCTCGGAACCGCAGTACCGCCAACTGCGCGCGGTGATCGACCGGCTCGACGGCCGGCGGGCGCAGGTGATGGTCGAAAGCCTGATCATCGAGGTCAATGCCAACAAGGCCGCCGAGTTCGGCGTCCAGTGGCAGACCGCCATCGGTGCCACCGGCGCGGTCGGCAACAACTCGAGCCTGGCCGGCACCAACATCTTCAACCTGAGTTCGGCCACCTCGGGCACCGGCGCGGCGCAGCAGCCGTCCAGCGGCTTCAACATCGGCCTGGGCACCACGATCGCAGGCGGCAACGTGCTGGGCCTGGTGGCGAGAGCGCTGCAGAGCAACGGCGAAGGCAACGTGCTGTCGACGCCCAACCTGCTCACGCTGGACAACGAGGAAGCGAAGATCGTCATCGGCCAGAACGTGCCCTTCGTCACCGGCCAATACGCCAGCACCAACGGCAACAGCTCGACCGTCAACCCGTTCACCACCGTCGAGCGCAAGGACGTCGGCCTGACGCTGCGCGTGAAGCCGCAGATCAACGAGAACGGCACGATCAAGATGCAGATCTTCCAGGAGGTCTCGAGCGTCGACGCCGCCACGCGCACCGACGCCAACGGCCCGACCACCAACAAGCGCAGCTTCGAGCAGAACGTGCTGGTGGAGAGTGGCAGCATCGTGATGCTCGGCGGCCTGTTGCAGGACGACTATTCGGGCGGCACCGAGAAGGTGCCCTTGCTGGGCGACATCCCGCTGCTCGGCAACCTGTTCAAAAGCGAAATCCGCAGCCGCAAGAAGACGAACCTGATGGTGTTCCTGCGGCCTGTGGTGATGCGCGACGGCCAGAGCGCCAGCGCCTTCGCGCTCGACCGCTACGACGCGATCCGCACGATGCAGCAGACCTTGCAGCCCGAGAACAACGTGGTCATGCGGGCGGTGCCCGAATCGGCCATCCTGCCGCCGCTGCCGATGGTCACCGACGACGGTGGCGACCGCCGCATCGAAGGCACGCGCCTGATTCCGCCGCCCCTGGCACCGGCCAGTTCGCAGTTGGGCAGCAGTCCGCTCCGGGGCGCGCTGCCGCCCACGGCCGACCCCACGAGCCGCCGCGAACTGCCCTGA
- the gspN gene encoding type II secretion system protein N, whose protein sequence is MATASAPPSPGSHGWRWALLGGLIGAAIALTVYAPARWLAALLASATGDRLQLVNARGTVWNGTAGVVFSSGASGAEAISLPSTLDWTLRPRWGALDATLRLPCCAPQPLRLLARPGAGGAQLDWRDGTSRWPAALLSGFGAPWNTLKPEGTLDLATQGLVMEFKGDQLGVAGRATLDATDISSSLSTLRPMGSYRITVDGGPTPTLLLTTREGSLQLNGSGRWNGRAMRFDGEASAAPGREDALSNLLNIIGRRQGARSLITLG, encoded by the coding sequence ATGGCCACCGCTTCCGCGCCCCCATCCCCCGGCTCACACGGCTGGCGCTGGGCCTTGCTGGGCGGGCTGATCGGCGCCGCGATCGCGCTGACGGTCTATGCCCCCGCCCGCTGGCTGGCCGCGCTGCTGGCCAGCGCGACGGGCGACCGGCTGCAACTTGTCAACGCACGCGGCACGGTCTGGAACGGCACGGCCGGCGTGGTGTTCTCCAGCGGGGCGAGCGGGGCCGAGGCGATCTCGCTGCCCAGCACGCTGGACTGGACCCTGCGCCCCCGCTGGGGCGCGCTCGACGCGACGCTGCGCCTGCCCTGCTGCGCGCCGCAACCGCTTCGCCTGCTGGCCCGTCCCGGCGCCGGTGGCGCCCAGCTCGACTGGCGCGACGGCACCTCCCGCTGGCCGGCTGCACTGCTCAGCGGCTTCGGCGCACCATGGAACACGCTCAAGCCCGAAGGCACGCTCGACCTGGCCACGCAGGGCCTGGTCATGGAATTCAAGGGCGACCAGCTCGGCGTGGCCGGCCGCGCCACGCTCGACGCGACCGATATCTCGTCGAGTCTCTCCACGTTGCGGCCGATGGGCAGCTACCGCATCACCGTCGACGGCGGCCCGACGCCGACACTTCTGCTCACCACGCGCGAAGGCAGCCTGCAGCTCAACGGCAGCGGCCGCTGGAACGGCCGCGCCATGCGCTTCGACGGCGAGGCCAGCGCGGCCCCGGGCCGCGAAGACGCACTGTCGAACTTGTTGAACATCATCGGGCGGCGCCAGGGTGCGCGCTCGCTCATCACACTGGGTTGA
- the gspM gene encoding type II secretion system protein GspM gives MNAWIEALQARWQAWWPELAPREQRMVVIAGTLVLLALVWWVALAPALRTLATAPAAHAELDAQLQQMSALQIQAKALQSQPRANREDALRALETSVRQGLGPNAQIQVAGAGAGDGVLVTLRATPADGLAQWLAQARGNARAVPREVHLTRTQGGIQAPVRAQGAFPSGPGAANAAAAAAAAAADTRVRWDGTLVMNLPAR, from the coding sequence ATGAACGCCTGGATCGAAGCCCTGCAAGCCCGTTGGCAGGCCTGGTGGCCCGAGCTCGCTCCACGAGAACAGCGCATGGTCGTCATCGCCGGGACGCTGGTGCTGCTGGCACTGGTCTGGTGGGTTGCGCTGGCGCCCGCCCTGCGCACGCTGGCCACCGCGCCGGCCGCCCATGCGGAACTCGACGCGCAACTTCAGCAGATGTCCGCGCTGCAGATCCAGGCCAAGGCGCTGCAGTCGCAGCCACGTGCCAACCGCGAAGACGCATTACGCGCGCTCGAAACCTCGGTGCGCCAGGGTCTGGGGCCGAACGCCCAGATCCAGGTGGCCGGTGCCGGCGCCGGCGACGGCGTGCTGGTCACGCTGCGTGCCACGCCGGCCGACGGTCTCGCGCAATGGCTGGCGCAGGCGCGCGGCAATGCCCGGGCGGTGCCGCGCGAAGTGCACCTGACGCGAACGCAGGGCGGCATACAAGCGCCCGTGCGCGCACAGGGCGCCTTCCCGAGCGGCCCGGGCGCCGCCAACGCAGCGGCAGCGGCGGCTGCCGCCGCTGCCGACACGCGCGTGCGCTGGGACGGCACGCTCGTCATGAACCTGCCGGCGCGCTGA
- the gspL gene encoding type II secretion system protein GspL, translating into MPLLIVTLPPPPVPAGGEFGWVMWSNDGRKYRSRGSALPSLLPTSDEVMLTLPAAALSWHQVTLPQGSLSGATRLRAVLNGLLEDRLLDDPDSLHFALEPDAAVGKPVWVVACNRAWVRGAVQALEAAGRRVTRIVPEFTPQPAGAPPMVFATGDADDAFITLCDAQGVLTLPLDSAALATLGALPEGVNALAEPAVAEQAESLLGRPVPIVKPAVRWLETTRTGWDLAQFDLASTGRARAGKKLSAIAQALWRAPQWRAARWGALTLVLAQLIGVNAWAWKERNALEAKRGSIRSILAQTFPSVQIYEPQVQMTREVATLQQATGGVSPADLEPMLAALAVSLPAGKLPTAIDYSAGQLRLRGLGLGMADTNALSTTLASRGYNARSEGDLLLVQAEATR; encoded by the coding sequence ATGCCGCTTCTCATCGTCACCCTCCCGCCCCCTCCGGTCCCGGCCGGCGGTGAGTTCGGCTGGGTGATGTGGTCCAACGACGGGCGCAAGTACCGTTCGCGCGGCAGCGCCCTGCCCTCGCTGCTGCCCACCAGCGACGAGGTCATGCTGACGCTGCCCGCCGCGGCGCTGTCGTGGCACCAGGTCACGCTGCCGCAGGGCAGTCTGAGCGGCGCGACGCGGCTGCGCGCGGTGCTCAACGGCCTGCTCGAAGACCGCCTGCTCGACGACCCCGACAGCCTGCACTTTGCGCTCGAACCCGATGCCGCCGTCGGCAAGCCGGTCTGGGTGGTGGCTTGCAACCGCGCCTGGGTGCGCGGCGCGGTCCAGGCGCTCGAAGCGGCCGGCCGCCGCGTCACGCGCATCGTTCCCGAATTCACGCCGCAACCGGCTGGCGCGCCGCCGATGGTGTTCGCCACGGGCGATGCCGACGACGCGTTCATCACCCTCTGCGATGCGCAGGGTGTGCTCACGCTGCCGCTCGACAGCGCGGCGCTGGCGACCCTGGGCGCCTTGCCCGAAGGGGTGAATGCACTGGCCGAACCGGCCGTGGCCGAGCAGGCCGAGAGCCTGCTGGGGCGGCCCGTGCCGATCGTGAAGCCCGCTGTGCGCTGGCTCGAAACCACGCGTACCGGCTGGGACCTGGCGCAGTTCGACCTCGCCTCCACCGGCCGCGCCCGTGCCGGCAAGAAGCTCAGCGCGATCGCGCAGGCCCTGTGGCGCGCGCCGCAATGGCGCGCCGCACGCTGGGGTGCATTGACGCTGGTGCTCGCGCAACTCATCGGCGTCAACGCCTGGGCCTGGAAAGAGCGCAACGCGCTCGAAGCCAAGCGCGGCAGCATCCGCAGCATCCTGGCCCAGACCTTTCCCTCGGTGCAGATCTACGAACCGCAGGTGCAGATGACACGCGAAGTCGCCACCCTCCAGCAAGCCACCGGGGGCGTCTCGCCGGCCGACCTCGAGCCGATGCTCGCGGCCCTGGCCGTCAGCCTGCCGGCCGGCAAGCTGCCGACCGCCATCGACTACAGCGCCGGCCAGTTGCGGCTGCGCGGCCTGGGGCTCGGCATGGCCGACACCAATGCGCTGTCGACGACGCTCGCCTCGCGCGGCTACAACGCGCGCAGCGAGGGCGACCTGCTGCTGGTCCAGGCCGAGGCCACCCGATGA